One Gloeothece verrucosa PCC 7822 DNA window includes the following coding sequences:
- a CDS encoding nuclear transport factor 2 family protein — translation MVQSHQQISQEIITQRVDEYFASMEKMSASIWREIFAEDASIQDPVGKPPFNPHEMADKFFGFLAGFYDKIELSQDQTFIAGNSAAIVWTMNISSKQGRQATSNGISVIEINPQGKIQQISSYWDEAALISQLRP, via the coding sequence ATGGTTCAAAGCCATCAGCAAATTTCCCAAGAAATCATCACTCAACGAGTAGATGAGTATTTTGCCAGCATGGAAAAAATGAGTGCTTCCATTTGGCGAGAAATTTTTGCCGAAGATGCGAGTATTCAGGACCCTGTAGGAAAACCGCCTTTTAACCCCCATGAGATGGCCGATAAATTCTTTGGATTTTTAGCCGGTTTTTATGACAAAATTGAACTTTCACAAGACCAAACCTTTATCGCCGGTAATTCCGCCGCTATTGTGTGGACCATGAACATTAGCAGTAAACAGGGTCGTCAAGCTACCTCAAACGGAATTAGTGTCATTGAAATCAACCCACAAGGAAAAATTCAACAAATTTCATCTTATTGGGATGAAGCGGCTTTAATTAGTCAACTCCGACCCTAA
- a CDS encoding adenosine-specific kinase, which produces MELKAVSLEIPEGCNIIFGQSHFIKTVEDLYEIIVGISGQVKFGLAFCEASGPCLIRVAGNDEQLQEVATKNAQAVAAGHSFIIILKNAFPINFLNTIKQCQEVCNIYCATANPVEVIVAESEQGRGVLGVIDGFSPKGVEKPEDVQARQEFLRKIGYKL; this is translated from the coding sequence ATGGAACTGAAAGCAGTCTCTTTAGAAATTCCTGAAGGGTGTAATATTATTTTCGGTCAAAGTCACTTCATTAAGACAGTAGAAGATTTATATGAGATTATTGTAGGCATTTCAGGACAGGTTAAGTTTGGGTTGGCTTTTTGTGAAGCTTCTGGTCCTTGTTTAATTCGGGTTGCTGGTAATGATGAACAATTACAAGAAGTCGCTACAAAAAATGCTCAAGCTGTAGCCGCCGGCCATAGTTTTATTATTATTCTCAAGAATGCTTTTCCCATTAATTTTTTAAATACGATTAAACAGTGTCAGGAAGTTTGTAATATTTACTGTGCCACCGCTAACCCTGTAGAGGTCATTGTGGCTGAAAGCGAACAAGGACGGGGAGTTTTAGGCGTTATAGATGGCTTTTCTCCTAAAGGGGTGGAAAAACCTGAAGATGTTCAGGCCCGTCAGGAGTTTTTACGCAAGATCGGTTATAAACTCTAA